The following coding sequences are from one Armatimonadota bacterium window:
- a CDS encoding ABC transporter ATP-binding protein gives MQAVRDLTFHVEEGEIFGLLGPNGSGKTTVFSLVAGTLRPDRGDIRFQGIPLNGVPAHRRATLGIARTFQLVRSLHHLSTLDNVAVARLYGAQPASSISIARREAEELLNLVGLHGKAFLPAGQLNLAERRRLEVARVLAIRPRLLLLDEPFAGLNPEEVQAEILLFQRLRAEGLTLVLVEHNVSAVRALCGRVAFLNSGEKIAEGSCEEVLSHPRVVDIYLGRG, from the coding sequence GTGCAGGCGGTTCGGGACCTCACCTTCCACGTGGAGGAAGGGGAAATCTTCGGGCTGCTTGGCCCGAACGGATCGGGCAAGACCACGGTGTTCAGCTTGGTGGCGGGTACCCTGCGCCCGGACCGAGGGGACATCCGGTTCCAGGGAATCCCCCTCAACGGAGTACCGGCCCACCGTCGGGCTACGCTGGGAATCGCCCGGACCTTTCAGCTTGTCCGTAGCCTCCACCACCTCTCCACGCTGGATAACGTGGCGGTAGCCCGCCTGTACGGCGCCCAACCCGCCTCCTCCATCTCCATCGCCCGCAGGGAAGCGGAAGAGCTCCTGAACTTGGTGGGACTGCATGGGAAGGCGTTCCTCCCCGCAGGGCAGCTGAACCTCGCGGAGCGACGGCGCCTGGAGGTCGCTCGGGTCCTGGCCATCCGGCCCCGGCTTCTGCTCCTGGATGAGCCCTTCGCGGGGCTCAACCCGGAAGAAGTCCAGGCGGAGATCCTCCTGTTCCAGCGGCTCCGGGCGGAGGGGCTCACCCTCGTGCTGGTGGAGCACAACGTGTCCGCGGTGCGGGCCTTGTGTGGCCGGGTGGCGTTCCTGAACTCCGGGGAGAAGATCGCGGAAGGTTCCTGTGAGGAGGTCCTCAGCCACCCCCGGGTGGTGGACATCTATCTGGGCCGGGGATGA
- a CDS encoding amino acid ABC transporter substrate-binding protein, producing the protein MRRKGAVFTGLVVLVCVSLSVAGAGTAAPQATIRLGTVIPLTGRFASGGAQVRAGYELAVEDINARGGVQVGGQRLRLELVMLDDESDPTKTVSRMEALAQQGIAAYLGGFGSDLHAAAAAVAEKNRIPYCGVAFALWSIHQRGYRYLFSPFPKSPDMAIETYRMLNSYLPSDQRPRRVAIFAERTDWGREMASLWSVRSTEFGYQVVFRGEYTVGTRDMSDLILRAKAAGAELVLGVPTPPDGITMVRQMKELDFNPKAYLLIRAPDAVAWSQSLGKDGDYTLLIPGWHYAVKFPGAPELNAKHQQRFGRPADVIVGPAYACVQVVVDAIRRAGSLDHEKIRDAMAATNLTTVVGPVRFRPDGTSPVRVIIVQWQGGRQELVWPREFATARFVYPAPPFRSR; encoded by the coding sequence ATGCGGAGAAAGGGGGCGGTGTTCACAGGGCTGGTGGTGCTGGTTTGTGTGAGCCTGTCTGTGGCCGGGGCCGGCACCGCGGCCCCCCAGGCCACGATCCGCCTGGGGACGGTGATCCCGCTCACAGGCCGGTTCGCCTCCGGGGGCGCTCAGGTGCGGGCGGGGTACGAGCTGGCGGTGGAGGACATCAATGCCCGCGGGGGAGTCCAGGTGGGGGGTCAGAGGCTACGGCTGGAGCTGGTGATGCTGGATGACGAGAGCGACCCCACCAAGACCGTGAGCCGGATGGAGGCTTTGGCGCAGCAGGGGATCGCCGCGTACCTGGGAGGGTTCGGGAGCGACCTGCATGCGGCCGCGGCCGCGGTGGCGGAGAAGAACCGCATCCCGTACTGCGGGGTGGCGTTCGCCCTGTGGAGCATCCACCAGCGGGGCTACCGGTACCTCTTCTCCCCGTTCCCCAAGTCGCCGGATATGGCCATCGAGACATACCGGATGCTCAACAGCTATCTCCCCTCCGACCAGCGACCCCGGCGGGTGGCCATCTTCGCGGAACGGACGGACTGGGGCCGGGAGATGGCCTCCCTGTGGTCGGTGCGGTCCACGGAGTTCGGCTATCAGGTGGTGTTCCGGGGGGAGTACACCGTGGGCACCCGGGACATGAGCGACCTGATCCTGCGGGCCAAGGCCGCGGGCGCGGAGCTGGTCCTCGGGGTTCCCACCCCGCCGGACGGCATCACCATGGTCCGTCAGATGAAGGAGCTTGACTTTAACCCCAAGGCGTACCTGTTGATCCGGGCTCCGGACGCTGTCGCCTGGAGCCAGAGCTTGGGCAAGGACGGGGATTATACCCTGCTCATCCCGGGATGGCACTACGCGGTGAAGTTTCCCGGAGCCCCGGAGCTGAACGCGAAGCACCAGCAGAGGTTCGGCCGGCCGGCGGATGTCATCGTGGGACCTGCCTACGCCTGTGTGCAGGTGGTGGTGGACGCCATCCGACGGGCGGGAAGCCTCGATCATGAGAAGATCCGGGACGCCATGGCCGCCACGAACCTCACGACCGTGGTGGGACCCGTGCGGTTCCGGCCGGATGGCACAAGCCCTGTGCGGGTGATCATCGTACAGTGGCAGGGCGGACGGCAGGAGCTGGTGTGGCCCCGGGAGTTCGCCACGGCCCGCTTCGTGTATCCGGCTCCGCCCTTCCGCAGCCGGTGA
- a CDS encoding ABC transporter ATP-binding protein encodes MVALRDVTFEVEAGGFVGLIGPNGAGKTTLLSVINGLLSPDEGVVELEGERISGLPAHAVTRRGVGRVLQIPRLFPRLTVEENVLVGGLFGGPQGIRWQEALHRAREALRLVGLERKREEVLGRLNTQERRLVDLARALAARPRLLLVDELMSGLSLVEIEQCTALLRRIRQELGITILWVEHVMEAVLGTVERVIVLDHGAIIADGPPAQVARDPVVVEAYLGVPMHELEGVGR; translated from the coding sequence ATGGTGGCCCTCCGGGACGTGACTTTCGAGGTGGAGGCTGGAGGCTTCGTGGGGTTGATCGGTCCCAACGGAGCGGGAAAGACCACCCTCCTCAGCGTGATCAACGGCCTGCTGTCGCCGGATGAGGGCGTGGTGGAGCTGGAAGGTGAGCGCATCTCCGGGTTGCCCGCGCACGCGGTGACCCGTCGGGGAGTGGGGCGGGTGCTTCAGATCCCCCGGCTGTTCCCCCGCCTTACGGTGGAGGAGAACGTGTTGGTGGGGGGGCTGTTTGGGGGACCCCAGGGCATCCGCTGGCAGGAGGCCTTGCACCGGGCACGGGAGGCCCTGAGGCTGGTGGGGTTGGAGCGGAAACGGGAGGAGGTGCTCGGGCGGCTGAATACCCAGGAACGTCGCCTGGTGGACCTGGCGCGGGCCCTGGCCGCAAGGCCCCGGCTGCTGTTGGTGGACGAGCTCATGAGTGGGCTCAGCCTGGTGGAAATCGAGCAGTGTACCGCGCTGCTCCGGCGCATCCGGCAGGAGCTGGGGATCACCATTCTCTGGGTGGAACACGTGATGGAGGCGGTTCTGGGAACGGTGGAGCGCGTCATCGTCCTGGATCACGGCGCCATCATCGCGGATGGTCCGCCCGCACAGGTAGCCCGGGATCCCGTGGTGGTAGAAGCCTACCTGGGCGTGCCCATGCACGAGCTGGAAGGAGTAGGGAGATAG
- the dmpG gene encoding 4-hydroxy-2-oxovalerate aldolase, which produces MKPPRVTDTTLRDGSHAFRHQFTREQVHRIAAALDEAGVPVIEVSHGDGLAGSSIQYGFSRVSDLDLVEEAASAVQRARIAVLLLPGIGTRHELKEAVRRGATIARIATQCTEADISEQHFGLAKELGMETVGFLMMAHMRPPEVLAEQALLMESYGADCVYVVDSAGAMLPWEAAGAVRALKQALRVQVGFHAHNNLGLAIGNTLAAIEAGADQVDACLRGCGAGAGNAATEVLAAVLDKAGINPGLDVFKLMDTAEFILAPMMPFQPFPDRDAVTIGYAGVYSTFLLHARRIGERLGIDPREILVELGRRKAVAGQEDWILDVALDLVRAREQAAVGG; this is translated from the coding sequence TTGAAGCCCCCCCGGGTGACGGACACCACCCTGCGGGACGGTTCGCACGCCTTCCGGCACCAGTTCACCCGGGAGCAGGTGCACAGGATCGCCGCGGCCCTGGACGAAGCCGGAGTCCCCGTGATCGAGGTGAGCCACGGGGACGGGCTCGCGGGATCGAGCATCCAGTACGGATTCTCCCGGGTGTCGGATCTGGATCTGGTGGAGGAGGCCGCCTCCGCGGTCCAGCGGGCCCGCATCGCGGTGCTGCTCCTGCCCGGGATCGGCACCCGGCACGAGCTCAAGGAGGCGGTCCGCCGCGGCGCCACCATCGCCCGCATCGCCACCCAGTGCACGGAGGCGGACATCTCCGAGCAGCACTTCGGACTCGCGAAGGAACTGGGGATGGAGACCGTGGGCTTCCTCATGATGGCCCACATGCGGCCTCCGGAGGTTCTGGCGGAGCAGGCCCTCCTCATGGAGTCCTACGGGGCGGACTGCGTGTACGTGGTGGACTCCGCGGGTGCTATGCTCCCCTGGGAGGCCGCGGGCGCGGTCCGGGCTCTCAAGCAGGCCCTCCGGGTGCAGGTGGGCTTCCACGCACACAACAATCTGGGTCTGGCCATCGGGAACACCCTCGCGGCCATCGAGGCGGGCGCAGACCAAGTGGACGCCTGCCTACGGGGATGCGGGGCGGGAGCGGGAAACGCGGCCACGGAGGTGCTGGCCGCGGTACTGGACAAGGCCGGGATCAACCCCGGCCTGGATGTCTTCAAGCTCATGGACACCGCGGAGTTCATTCTGGCGCCCATGATGCCCTTCCAGCCCTTCCCGGACCGGGATGCGGTCACCATCGGGTACGCGGGGGTGTACTCCACCTTCCTCCTGCATGCCCGGCGCATTGGAGAGCGCCTCGGGATCGACCCTCGGGAGATCCTGGTGGAACTGGGGCGGCGCAAGGCCGTAGCGGGACAGGAGGACTGGATCTTGGACGTGGCCCTGGACCTGGTGCGCGCCCGAGAGCAGGCGGCGGTAGGGGGATGA
- a CDS encoding ABC transporter substrate-binding protein has translation MRNLGTIGVAVILGFAALLAVPSGAQVRPLKVAALTPLSGPFAFWGVNVRDGMRMAVEELNAAGGVLGRPVEFVERDDRNSPAEAISAFRFLVEREGITAAGGMISSDIGTALAREAETLRVPIFLTRAGAHTILRRNSRYTFRTCLVASPMYVQASAALMQFNKYTRVGAIIADYAWGRSYMQWLERYVRSIPGMQIQIEVAPVVTSDFTPYLRRLQGFNPEFLDIGGHPPGIPVIVRQAVELGMRQQMFGAHNPPEWIVQRAGEALYGRYVDYTCADFTHPTFRRLAERFYAAYRRYFDDNALSGYAIVKMVADAARKANSTDPRRIAEVIRKGRFVQPGYGWPLSFTEWGEMKEARPIMFTIERGDPPGGICPNCGWKQRLEFRVPRLEPYVPEE, from the coding sequence ATGCGGAACTTGGGGACGATCGGGGTGGCGGTGATCCTCGGATTTGCCGCGTTGCTGGCGGTTCCCAGCGGGGCCCAGGTGCGGCCCTTAAAGGTCGCGGCCCTGACACCCCTGAGCGGGCCGTTTGCCTTCTGGGGTGTGAACGTGCGGGATGGGATGCGCATGGCGGTGGAGGAGCTGAACGCGGCGGGGGGCGTGCTGGGACGCCCGGTGGAGTTTGTGGAGCGAGACGACCGCAACAGCCCCGCGGAAGCCATCAGCGCCTTCCGGTTCCTGGTAGAGCGGGAGGGGATCACGGCCGCGGGGGGAATGATCAGCAGTGACATCGGGACTGCCCTCGCGCGGGAGGCGGAAACGCTGCGGGTCCCCATCTTCCTCACGCGGGCTGGGGCGCACACCATCCTCCGGAGGAACAGCCGGTATACCTTCCGGACCTGCCTCGTGGCCTCTCCCATGTACGTGCAGGCGTCCGCGGCTCTCATGCAGTTCAACAAATACACCCGGGTGGGCGCCATCATCGCAGATTACGCCTGGGGACGGTCCTACATGCAATGGCTGGAGCGCTACGTGCGTTCCATCCCAGGCATGCAGATCCAGATCGAGGTAGCCCCTGTGGTCACCTCGGACTTCACCCCGTACCTGCGCAGGTTGCAAGGCTTCAACCCTGAGTTCCTGGACATCGGGGGCCATCCGCCCGGTATTCCCGTGATCGTGCGTCAAGCCGTGGAGCTGGGGATGCGCCAGCAGATGTTCGGGGCCCACAATCCGCCGGAGTGGATCGTGCAGCGGGCAGGAGAAGCCCTCTACGGGCGCTACGTGGACTACACCTGCGCGGATTTCACCCATCCCACCTTCCGTCGGCTGGCGGAGCGGTTCTACGCCGCCTACCGGCGTTACTTCGACGACAACGCCCTCTCGGGCTATGCCATCGTGAAGATGGTGGCGGATGCCGCGCGGAAAGCGAACTCCACGGATCCCCGCCGCATCGCGGAGGTGATCCGGAAGGGGAGGTTCGTGCAGCCCGGATACGGATGGCCGCTGTCCTTCACGGAGTGGGGAGAGATGAAGGAGGCCCGTCCCATCATGTTCACCATCGAGCGGGGGGATCCGCCGGGCGGAATCTGCCCGAACTGCGGCTGGAAGCAGCGGCTCGAGTTCCGGGTTCCGCGTCTGGAGCCCTATGTCCCCGAGGAGTAA
- a CDS encoding fumarylacetoacetate hydrolase family protein, with product MTETQLREEIRKARQHRTSLPSVGVQLDLAVAYRIQQALCEGRVLRGFKLGLLSEAKQRQMGIPEPIYGRICADMLLEHTVPLHRFIQPRLEPELATILRQDLPPGSSPGAARKAMGGWFLGLDILDSVWQDYRFTAAEVVADNASGGGFVLGEVLLGERPPETLRLYVNGALRTEGRVEALGDPALRLCWLADRVGGLCAGQVVFLGSPAAAVPAEPGVVEVVGEDRLLLTVLEG from the coding sequence ATGACGGAGACGCAGCTGCGGGAGGAGATCCGCAAGGCCCGGCAGCACCGCACTTCTCTACCTAGCGTCGGGGTACAGCTGGACCTCGCGGTGGCCTACCGGATCCAGCAGGCCCTGTGCGAGGGTCGGGTTCTGCGGGGATTCAAGCTGGGCCTGCTGAGCGAGGCAAAGCAACGCCAGATGGGGATTCCGGAACCCATCTACGGACGCATCTGCGCGGACATGCTGCTCGAGCACACGGTCCCTCTCCACCGATTCATCCAGCCCCGCCTGGAACCGGAACTCGCCACCATCCTCCGGCAGGACCTTCCTCCCGGGAGCTCTCCGGGAGCCGCCCGGAAGGCCATGGGCGGCTGGTTCTTGGGGTTGGACATCCTGGACAGCGTCTGGCAGGACTACCGCTTCACCGCGGCGGAGGTGGTGGCGGACAACGCTTCGGGCGGTGGGTTCGTGCTGGGAGAAGTCCTGCTCGGAGAGCGGCCCCCTGAGACGCTGCGCCTGTACGTCAACGGAGCCCTCCGGACGGAGGGGCGGGTGGAAGCCCTTGGGGATCCCGCCCTGCGGCTGTGCTGGCTTGCGGACCGGGTAGGCGGGCTGTGCGCGGGGCAGGTGGTGTTCCTAGGTTCGCCCGCGGCCGCGGTTCCCGCGGAGCCAGGGGTTGTGGAGGTGGTGGGGGAAGACCGGCTGCTGCTCACGGTCCTGGAAGGTTAG
- a CDS encoding branched-chain amino acid ABC transporter permease — protein sequence MEIWLQNLVFGALVGGLYGLAAVGLALVFGVLRMLNVSHGELLMLGGYATFWAFSLWGVDPFASVLITGPLLFGVGVVLYQTLFGRLIRLQEEAKIQLSILLGFGLALVLHALAIFAWTADERAVTTGYAGRVIPLGPVVIPLTRVWGLGVAFAALAGLHLFLHWTDLGRAIRATAEDWEAASLMGVPVRQVYRTAFALGSALAGVAGALVTVSDAISPAIGLGWTLKALIVVVLAGLGSMFGTFVAGILLGMAESAAAFALGGVFREVVGLVLFLVILLLRPQGLFGRGP from the coding sequence GTGGAGATCTGGCTGCAGAACCTCGTCTTCGGGGCCCTCGTGGGGGGGCTGTACGGGCTTGCCGCGGTGGGACTCGCCCTGGTGTTCGGCGTGCTGCGGATGTTGAACGTCTCCCATGGGGAGCTCCTGATGTTGGGGGGGTACGCCACCTTCTGGGCTTTCTCCCTGTGGGGGGTGGATCCCTTCGCCTCCGTCCTGATCACGGGACCGCTTCTGTTCGGCGTGGGGGTGGTGCTCTACCAGACGCTCTTCGGCCGGCTGATCCGGCTCCAGGAAGAGGCGAAAATCCAGCTGTCCATTCTCCTCGGATTCGGCCTTGCCCTCGTGCTCCACGCCCTCGCCATCTTCGCGTGGACCGCGGATGAACGGGCGGTGACCACCGGCTATGCGGGACGTGTGATCCCCCTGGGGCCCGTAGTGATCCCTTTGACGCGGGTGTGGGGCCTCGGGGTGGCGTTTGCGGCGCTCGCTGGACTCCACCTCTTCCTGCACTGGACGGATCTAGGGCGGGCCATCCGGGCCACCGCGGAGGACTGGGAGGCGGCGAGCCTCATGGGAGTGCCCGTACGCCAGGTCTACCGCACCGCGTTCGCCCTGGGGAGTGCCCTCGCGGGCGTGGCAGGCGCTCTCGTCACGGTGTCCGATGCCATCAGCCCGGCCATCGGTCTGGGCTGGACCCTCAAGGCCCTCATCGTGGTGGTCCTCGCGGGCCTGGGGAGCATGTTCGGGACCTTCGTGGCGGGCATCCTGCTGGGGATGGCGGAATCCGCAGCCGCCTTCGCCCTCGGCGGGGTGTTCCGGGAGGTGGTGGGATTGGTGCTCTTCCTCGTGATCCTCCTCCTCCGGCCGCAGGGTCTGTTCGGGAGGGGCCCGTGA
- a CDS encoding ABC transporter ATP-binding protein: MLEVRNLEAAYGDAQVLWGVNWQVAPGEVVAVVGPNGAGKSTALRAIMGLVRLLRGEVWFEGERLDGKPPEAVVERGIAMVPEGRRLFGHMTVLENLWMGGYAARARAHRTRTLEEVFDLFPILAERRHQLAGTLSGGQQQMLAIARALMSRPRLLLLDEPSLGLAPRVVQQVYEALHRIVREGVTVVVVEQNVFPVLEHASRGYVMAQGRVVLEGDARRLLEAEEVRRSYVGA; the protein is encoded by the coding sequence CTGCTGGAGGTCCGGAACCTGGAGGCCGCCTACGGAGATGCGCAGGTATTGTGGGGGGTAAACTGGCAGGTGGCTCCCGGGGAGGTGGTGGCGGTGGTAGGCCCCAACGGCGCGGGCAAGAGCACCGCCCTCCGGGCCATCATGGGACTCGTGCGGCTCCTCCGGGGCGAAGTGTGGTTCGAGGGGGAGCGCCTGGATGGGAAGCCCCCAGAGGCGGTGGTGGAGCGGGGCATTGCCATGGTTCCGGAGGGCCGTCGGCTGTTTGGCCACATGACGGTCCTCGAGAACCTGTGGATGGGGGGCTACGCGGCCCGGGCCAGGGCCCACCGGACGCGGACCCTAGAGGAAGTCTTCGACCTGTTCCCCATCCTCGCGGAGCGCAGACATCAGCTGGCGGGGACCCTCTCCGGCGGTCAGCAGCAGATGCTGGCCATTGCCCGGGCCCTCATGAGCCGGCCGCGGCTGCTGCTCCTGGATGAACCCTCCCTGGGCCTGGCGCCCAGGGTGGTGCAGCAGGTGTACGAAGCCCTTCACCGCATCGTGCGGGAGGGCGTCACGGTGGTGGTGGTGGAGCAGAACGTGTTTCCCGTGCTGGAGCACGCCTCGCGGGGATACGTGATGGCGCAGGGAAGGGTGGTCCTGGAAGGGGACGCCCGGAGGCTGTTGGAGGCGGAAGAAGTACGGCGTTCCTACGTGGGGGCCTAG
- a CDS encoding acetaldehyde dehydrogenase (acetylating), with product MPQDGRVKVAILGSGNIGTDLMYKIIKNPGPMELVLVAGIDPASEGLARARSLGIRTSVEGIRAVLEDPEIRIVFDATSAKAHVRHAKMLREAGKLAVDLTPAAVGPYVVPPVNFGEHVDAPNVNLITCGGQATIPLVYAVSRITPVQYAEIVSTVASRSAGPGTRQNIDEFTSTTARGLEVLGKAAKGKAIIILNPAEPPIIMRNTIYCIPASEEIDPQAIRESVERMVAEVQRYVPGYRLKNPVHFDRRETPWGERTVIAMLLEIEGAGDFLPTYAGNLDIMTSAARRVGELIAQHMLARVAV from the coding sequence ATGCCGCAGGACGGGCGGGTGAAGGTGGCCATCCTGGGGTCCGGAAACATCGGGACCGACCTCATGTACAAGATCATTAAGAACCCGGGCCCCATGGAGCTCGTGCTGGTGGCGGGGATCGACCCCGCCTCCGAGGGGCTCGCGCGGGCGAGATCCTTGGGAATCCGCACGAGCGTGGAGGGGATCCGTGCGGTGCTGGAGGATCCTGAGATCCGCATTGTCTTCGATGCCACCAGCGCCAAGGCCCACGTCCGCCACGCCAAGATGCTCCGGGAGGCAGGAAAGTTGGCGGTGGATCTCACCCCGGCCGCCGTGGGTCCCTACGTGGTCCCTCCCGTGAACTTCGGGGAGCACGTGGACGCGCCCAACGTGAACCTCATCACCTGTGGGGGGCAGGCCACCATCCCCCTCGTCTATGCGGTGAGCCGGATCACGCCCGTGCAATACGCGGAGATCGTCTCCACGGTGGCGAGCCGCTCCGCGGGGCCCGGAACCCGACAGAACATTGACGAGTTCACCTCCACCACCGCCCGGGGTCTCGAGGTCCTGGGGAAGGCCGCGAAGGGCAAGGCCATCATCATCCTAAACCCCGCGGAGCCTCCCATCATCATGCGGAACACCATCTACTGCATCCCCGCGTCGGAGGAGATCGACCCTCAGGCCATCCGGGAGTCCGTGGAGCGGATGGTGGCGGAGGTCCAGCGGTACGTGCCCGGTTACCGGCTCAAGAACCCCGTGCACTTCGACCGCCGGGAGACTCCTTGGGGCGAGCGGACGGTGATCGCCATGCTCCTGGAGATCGAAGGGGCGGGGGACTTCCTCCCCACCTACGCGGGCAACCTGGACATCATGACCTCCGCGGCCCGGCGGGTGGGGGAACTCATCGCCCAGCACATGCTCGCGAGGGTAGCGGTATGA
- a CDS encoding aldehyde dehydrogenase, translating into MSRPFFELEHYIGGEFVRGKNRFEVYYPATNEVIGTAPEATAEEVDAAIRAAHQAFKHWSRLPAVERRRYLRAFANAIREAAEELSRIETWDVGRPVRENDPAVYIARVANNIEFFADYAVTHGTEAFLMDNGYVNYVQRMPVGVAALITPWNVPLLLETWKIGPALAFGNTVVLKPAEWTPIGAWKLAQLAHQAGLPPGVLNVVHGFGPNSAGEFLTKHPLVRLISFTGETTTGRIIMQNAAPTLKRLSFELGGKGPNIVFADVDLDRAVEVSVRAGFFNQGEFCLAGPRVLVERPIFEAFLGRFVAACERLRPGDPMDPQTTLGALIAPEHLQRVLGYVEEARTQGAQILLGGDRPSLPAPFDRGNFLNPTVIAGVRPTDRICQEEVFGPVVTVLPFDTEEEAIEIANGVNYGLSAVVQTRDVGRAIRVSNALEVGTVWVNDFFVRDLRVPFGGMKDSGIGREGAQYSLEFYTEAKTVCLSSR; encoded by the coding sequence ATGAGCCGACCGTTCTTCGAGCTGGAGCACTACATCGGCGGGGAGTTCGTCAGAGGAAAGAACCGGTTCGAGGTGTACTACCCCGCCACGAACGAGGTGATCGGCACGGCCCCGGAGGCCACCGCGGAGGAGGTGGACGCCGCGATCCGGGCCGCCCATCAGGCCTTCAAGCACTGGAGCCGCTTACCCGCCGTGGAACGTCGGAGGTACCTCCGGGCCTTCGCGAACGCCATCCGAGAGGCCGCGGAGGAGCTGAGCCGGATCGAAACCTGGGACGTGGGGCGCCCCGTCCGGGAGAACGACCCCGCGGTGTACATCGCCCGCGTGGCGAACAACATCGAGTTCTTCGCGGACTACGCGGTCACCCACGGAACAGAAGCCTTCCTCATGGACAACGGGTACGTGAACTACGTGCAGCGGATGCCGGTAGGCGTGGCCGCCCTCATCACGCCCTGGAACGTGCCGCTCCTGCTGGAGACCTGGAAGATCGGACCAGCCCTGGCCTTCGGGAATACCGTGGTCCTCAAGCCCGCGGAGTGGACGCCCATCGGAGCCTGGAAGCTCGCACAGCTCGCGCACCAAGCAGGGCTTCCGCCGGGTGTACTGAACGTGGTACACGGCTTCGGTCCCAACTCCGCGGGGGAGTTCCTCACAAAGCATCCCCTGGTGCGGCTCATCTCCTTTACAGGGGAGACCACCACGGGCCGCATCATCATGCAGAACGCCGCCCCTACGCTCAAGCGGCTCAGCTTCGAGCTGGGCGGCAAAGGCCCCAACATCGTCTTCGCGGACGTGGACCTGGACCGCGCGGTGGAGGTGAGTGTCCGGGCGGGCTTCTTCAACCAGGGGGAGTTCTGCCTGGCAGGTCCCCGGGTGCTGGTGGAGCGGCCCATCTTTGAGGCCTTTCTCGGCCGCTTCGTGGCTGCCTGCGAACGCCTGCGCCCCGGAGATCCCATGGATCCCCAGACCACCTTGGGCGCCCTGATCGCCCCGGAACACCTCCAGCGGGTCCTGGGGTATGTGGAGGAGGCCAGGACCCAGGGCGCTCAGATCCTCCTGGGCGGGGACCGGCCCTCGCTTCCCGCCCCCTTCGACCGGGGCAACTTCCTCAACCCCACGGTCATCGCGGGGGTGCGCCCCACAGACCGCATCTGCCAGGAGGAGGTCTTCGGCCCCGTGGTCACCGTCCTGCCCTTCGACACCGAGGAGGAAGCCATCGAAATTGCGAACGGGGTCAACTACGGGCTCAGCGCGGTGGTGCAGACCAGGGACGTGGGGAGGGCCATCCGGGTCTCCAACGCCCTTGAGGTGGGGACCGTGTGGGTGAACGATTTCTTCGTCCGGGACCTGCGGGTGCCCTTCGGGGGGATGAAGGACAGCGGCATCGGCCGCGAGGGAGCTCAGTACAGCCTGGAGTTCTACACGGAAGCGAAAACCGTATGCCTCAGCAGTCGGTAG
- a CDS encoding branched-chain amino acid ABC transporter permease — translation MRRAGAVAGGIALVVLPLVLQESAVVNWAFLVLLSVTLAQSWNLLGGFGGQVNLGLAAFFGIGALLTRTLWLEGVPVGMALVAGCAGSVLAGLLVGAPSLRLRGPYFAIGTLAMAEILRIVVATTLPEVSALPSRAIATYHLLPRYYLILLVAAAATLAAWWLSRARFGLGLVAVREDELVAESVGINAFRHKLLAFLLSAGFAGATGGAFGYYHPSFYPQFAFSPVWTFDSVLMVFLGGIGTVWGPVLGAAFFVTVREVLALGLAEVHVLVFGFLFILVVLLLPGGLVEIGRSLRRFAPGRAAPGRHPADLVGGI, via the coding sequence GTGAGGCGGGCGGGCGCGGTGGCGGGCGGGATAGCGCTCGTGGTCCTGCCGTTAGTGCTTCAGGAGTCCGCGGTGGTGAATTGGGCGTTCCTCGTGCTTCTCTCCGTGACCCTGGCCCAGTCCTGGAACCTCCTGGGAGGCTTCGGTGGGCAGGTCAACCTGGGACTGGCGGCCTTCTTCGGCATCGGGGCTCTTCTGACCCGCACCCTTTGGCTGGAAGGGGTTCCGGTCGGCATGGCCCTGGTCGCGGGATGCGCCGGCAGCGTGCTGGCCGGCTTGCTCGTAGGAGCCCCCTCTCTCCGCCTCCGGGGGCCGTACTTCGCCATCGGAACCCTCGCCATGGCGGAGATCCTGCGCATCGTGGTCGCCACTACCCTGCCGGAGGTCTCCGCACTCCCCTCCCGGGCCATCGCCACCTACCACCTCCTTCCCCGCTACTACCTCATCCTCCTCGTGGCGGCCGCGGCCACCCTGGCCGCTTGGTGGCTCTCCCGTGCCAGGTTCGGACTTGGGCTGGTGGCGGTGCGGGAGGACGAACTGGTGGCGGAGAGCGTGGGGATAAACGCCTTCCGCCACAAGCTCCTCGCCTTCCTGTTGAGCGCGGGGTTCGCAGGAGCTACGGGCGGTGCGTTCGGCTACTACCACCCCAGCTTCTACCCGCAGTTTGCCTTCAGCCCCGTGTGGACCTTCGATAGCGTGCTGATGGTGTTCCTGGGAGGCATCGGGACCGTATGGGGGCCCGTGTTGGGGGCGGCGTTCTTCGTAACCGTTCGGGAGGTGCTAGCCCTGGGGCTTGCGGAGGTCCATGTGCTCGTGTTCGGATTTCTCTTCATCCTGGTGGTCCTGTTGCTTCCCGGGGGGTTGGTAGAGATCGGGCGGAGCCTGCGCCGCTTTGCCCCCGGCCGTGCGGCCCCCGGGCGTCACCCGGCAGATCTGGTGGGAGGGATCTAG